The segment ACTTAAGTGCAACGTTTAGTCCTGAACTGGCTGACTTAACCATTTATGTAATAGATGTTGCTGAAGGAGAAAAAATACCCAGAAAAGGAGGCCCTGGCATCACCCGTTCAGATCTATTGGTGATTAATAAAATTGATTTAGCACCATATGTTGGTGCGTCATTGGAGGTGATGGAGCAAGATACTCAAAGAATGAGACCAACCAAACCTTTTGTATTTACCAATCTAAAGCAAGCGGAGGGACTCGAGGTTATTATTGATTTTATTGTAACGGAAGGAATGGTTGAACTACGAAATGAATAATATGTATAGAAACAAATAAGCCCCATTATTTGGCTAATATAATGGGGCTTATTCTTTATGCTTAATAAATATTATGAAGTTAACTGTTTAACAGCAAGTGCTTCTTCTTCATCATCTTGTGCTAATTGGGCTTCTGATGCTGGTGGACAGCGATCCACAAACCATCCCATGAATGAACAGACAATTGTTACGATAATACAAACGAAGCTTAACCACATAAATGGTGCGTATGAGAACGTAGCAACACCTAAAATGCTTGCCATATAAATACCGTTATCACTCCACGGCACCATACCTGAGGTCAACGTACCACCAAACTCAGCGTTACGAGAAAGGTTCTTACGTTGATAGCCTAGACGGTCGTAATTTTTTGCACAAATTTTAGGAGTTAGGATCAGTGATACATACATCGCAGAGCCAAATACGTTACCAAGGAAAGCAGTAGCAATAGTGGAAACGGATAGGCTACCTGCAGAATTCACACGCTTTTCAAATAGACGAGCAATAGTTTGCAGTACACCGACTTTATCTAATAGACCACCAAAACCAAGACCGAAGATGATCACGGCAACAGAGCCAAGCATCGACGACATACCACCACGGTTTAGGATCGCATCAATAAATTCAACACCAGAGCTAATAGAAAATGGTGCCCATGCAGTATTAAAGGCAACTAAAGGATCCATACCTTGGATCATTACCGCCCAAATAATACCCAATAGAGAACCTAGCGTAATAACAGGGAATGATGGTAAGCGTAAAGCCAGTAATACCAAGACAATAGCCACAGGGATAAAAGACAATGGTGAGATAACAAATTGCTTATCCATTGCTTGAATCACAGAATCTACTTGAGACATGTCGACGTTACCGGCGTAGTGGTAGCCCACAACAGTAAACATAATACCAG is part of the Photobacterium angustum genome and harbors:
- the nhaC gene encoding Na+/H+ antiporter NhaC, which gives rise to MEKQTVVKLPSLMQVLVALGIFLALAFSFTAKLNLPIQLALYIGWFIIIGLGIKLGHDYKSLEKAATKGIANGLGAVLILLAVGALVGTWIAGGIVPTIIYYGLKAIHPSIFLLATMIICSLTALATGTSWGAAGTAGIAMMGIGQGLGIPAPMTAGAVLSGCYFGDKMSPLSDSVILASSMSNVEIMEHIKGMLPIALISYVITGIMFTVVGYHYAGNVDMSQVDSVIQAMDKQFVISPLSFIPVAIVLVLLALRLPSFPVITLGSLLGIIWAVMIQGMDPLVAFNTAWAPFSISSGVEFIDAILNRGGMSSMLGSVAVIIFGLGFGGLLDKVGVLQTIARLFEKRVNSAGSLSVSTIATAFLGNVFGSAMYVSLILTPKICAKNYDRLGYQRKNLSRNAEFGGTLTSGMVPWSDNGIYMASILGVATFSYAPFMWLSFVCIIVTIVCSFMGWFVDRCPPASEAQLAQDDEEEALAVKQLTS